The sequence ttgagttaAGCATAAGGCGTAATACATGTTTCCTTATTATGGGAAATAcattaacctttactctgctggtggcaagtgattctgcctttgcgatcagtgcagaccaacatcagtctgcacggatcatggtctgcacttgtcgctattcagttagtaaattttcagtgaacatgcctttgaataataagtggtactgtccaaatagaatgatgaaccagtccattatagaaatttcgCAGGGTACAAGTTAAGATATCTTAATAGATGACAATTAACCATACAGGAAAAATGTTGGCATTTGACCTCCAAATttgacctggacctttgagctAGCGGTCCGGGGGGTGTTGCATATGACATTACGTCTTATTTTAAGAtgcatttgtgtcaagtaatactaaaatcccttttaggattgaaaaaaaaaatatgttgtcatttgacctccaagtgtgatcttgacctttgatccaacGATCCGGGTTTTGACACGACACTTGGCcacatccaggggaatatttgtgctaattaatacatgtacttaaaacctgtttttcatgataaagttatggacAGGATTGAAGAAAaacatattgacctttgatctccatgtgtggccttgacctttaagctaagatTATGGGTGTTGCCATGACAAGTTGACTGATTATGGGgatatggggaacatttatgtcaagtaatattataatcctTGCAAGGATGACAGATCTGGACTGGATACAAAACAGACCGTGGTCATGCCGTCTTAACATTAGACTGCCAAATGTGATCttacctttaagctagggtctGAATGTTGCGCATGATATACTGTCTTatcatgaggtacatttgtgcaaagtaatattgaaatccctttgTGGATGGTTGAGTTACAATCCGGACAGAAAAaaacctgttaacctttgacatctaagtttgaccttgacctttgagcaaggggtccgaATTCTGCGcataacacgtcgtctcatcacgggaaacatttgtaccaagtaatatttaaatgaatgacAGGACAGGAAACAGCTGACGGACGGAATGAGAgaatgacggatggacggaaaagcgcaatcttATAGTCCCCAAAATGGGTTGTAGTGATATCATGCCGCTGTTTTGACGAGGTCCACGCGTAAGGGAGAACGTTCCTTCGATGACGTCATGGTCATATTGTCTAGCAAACAGAATGACCGAGAAGCTGATTTTGACGTTAAATACACataatatgtgcaatttataaaaataaccttgtttacaaatggaaaacaaatacaatttatatgatttatatacatatacatacatgtacactgacaaaaatatgttataaaacttgtACTGAAACTATctacaaatatatttcttatatacaAGAATACAGACACTATACATACTATATCAATTAAGTTTGCATTCTCTTTGAGTGGTATATAAAACAAGCTTTTGTTTAAGaacatgaatttctaaatattacattATTCATTAATAAGCAAGTTGAAAGATATCGACCTATAATAATGTATTATGGAAAATCTCATTGCTGATATGTGTTATGCACCGGTGATTGCttgacaaagataaaataaaattgaagtcACTATGTATGACTAATCTCATCATATaggatttaagaatgatttttcacCTCTCATGTTTTTATTAACAGATCCTATTATATGTTGAGTTAAATTATAAGTAATTTTTTAAGAATGAACTGTTACACGAAATTATACAAAAACCATCTTAATTAATAgaattaattaacaaaatatcagtaaatgaataaattacataaaacatattagtattcagatttattgtatgtgtatatttgtgttcatattatttccataaaatatatattttaaccttccgctataatcatgcatgtttgtaatgtatatatatgacgATGAACGTTTAATGTTCAAgtctttctgtaaataaacttctgttctgttctgttctgattaTTCATTAACAATCAAATTGGTGTTGGTAACAGCATAAAAACTAACAATCTCATAATGCTAAACATGCATTCTGTTGTACTATAATATCTCTTAATTATTACTAGTCAAAGTATAGGCATATTATTAACACTTACGGTCTGAAATATAAACAAGCGTAAACAAGCATAAACAAGCTTGGAGTACAAGGACAAAGTTGTACACATACAATCTCCAAAATCCGACAATAATTATAATCCGCTGATAACTCTGTCATTGCAAAGGTTCCTACGAATATCAGATGTTAAATAGTACTTAGGTTCATCGGTGAGTGCCAAAAAAGACAAAATACGCTAAATTGTATGCTTTACTGGGGATGCTGTTAAAATTATTACCTTAAAATACCTCAAAGTTATCTGGATCAGGTTAGAATTTCTAAATAACAGAATTTcgatttgaaaattaaatgagaacaatcataattattttcaaattcgaATATAACAGATTCCTGATCTTCCATCATACGTTATAATTAAGCATGTTTACAGATTTATTGAAGGATGGTATTTTAAATAAGCATGTCTACTCTTTTTGTGCAACTGACTACAACCGCTTAAACCATAGCAAAGAGCATACAACAAAAATGACTAATGGAATGTTGGCAACTCGAACACCAGATCCGTTGATATTACCAGCTTCAACTTTAATCACCGATGGACATTTTTCTGGACCCGACGCATTTTCTTCTAGAACAAGTTCTCTATCGCATGAATCGAGTGCAGCGTAAAACTTCATCATTTTAAGTACATCTGGCGATTCCTTCTCTATATTCAATCGAGCCCACTCATCTACAGTACCTACAAGAAATAAGACGAAATCAGTAGAAAAAAGCAAGAGCTATTAAAGTCAAAAATGTTATGTtccaatgactgtctgtaaatgCAACTGCGGATGAAAGTTTGTATGTGCGACTTTAAcctgataggggtcatctacaggctGCATACAGTTATTACGTGATGCCTGACAAATAAATACTTGAGTACGCTAAAGCGTTCTCAACATATTGGTCGGAAACAAATTTCAGCAAGGTCACTTGACCTTGGTCTACTTACCCATGAAAAATACAGATAATCTcctgatcacaggcaatcatcatTTGAAGTTAAACGAAGCAGACTAAGCATTCTCCAGTGACTTATCTCTGCCTGAAGGTCACTGAGACCCTGACCCTTTTAAACAATCGTTGTTCATCTACTTGCAACAAGCTATACtcctttgaagtttaaaaatacagGTAAAAGCCTTCTTTacttattgattggaaacagttttcagtctgaAGGTTactttaccttgacctttgaactactgacctcaaaataatagTAGTCATCTTATGATCATAGGCAACAATCATATGAAATCTAACTACTGAAGGCAAAagcgttttttttctattaagagGAACCCATTTTCAGTCTGCATATCGtaatgaccttaacctttgtcCATCTGATCCAGGAAACAGTAGAGATCATCTTCTGGTCACAGACAATCGTCAGATGAAGTTAGACAACTGTAAAGCctaagcattttctagttaatgaTCTGAACTCAAGGTCACTGTCACCTTAATCTTTGACCAAGTAActccaaaacaacaggggtcaaTCGGTCACATTCAATCACCCTTTGAAGCTGAACGATTGTATGaccaaacgttttttttttactttctgtgCAGACACTGTTGTCAATCGGAAGGtcactttgatcttgacctttgagatactgATCCCCAAAATAATGAGGTCGGGCAGTCATCTACTGAAGCTCGACTACTTTAGGACATGACATTATCTAGTTATTGATGAAAAACCAAACGGTATATCGACTATCAGCCGACAAGGAGCAAAACAAACCACTTTTCTTTGAAGAGGCATAATAAGATCT comes from Mercenaria mercenaria strain notata unplaced genomic scaffold, MADL_Memer_1 contig_4146, whole genome shotgun sequence and encodes:
- the LOC128553650 gene encoding uncharacterized protein LOC128553650, whose protein sequence is MKATYDLVMEHCSPHIGCRKECLPVARRLKQTSCYRKGTVDEWARLNIEKESPDVLKMMKFYAALDSCDRELVLEENASGPEKCPSVIKVEAGNINGSGVRVANIPLVIFVVCSLLWFKRL